A single genomic interval of Pyrus communis chromosome 7, drPyrComm1.1, whole genome shotgun sequence harbors:
- the LOC137739996 gene encoding auxin-responsive protein IAA21-like isoform X1 yields the protein MSRPLEHDYIGLTETSSSPMERSSEKISSSTSSALSSTRAEEEKTSSSAINLKETELRLGLPGSHSPDRKKPSGLGLGVSFFGKDLEENNKPTAFSPNPPKNPVSGAKRGFSDAIDGCSEKWVFTMSNGSEVDVGKAGVLGSPLAKKEVSSVPLSPKPAAQLEKKNTLASEHAAASPSCNRAQVVGWPPIRSFRKNSMASSLAKNNDDAAGKQGSGCLYVKVSMDGAPYLRKVDLKTYNNYTELSMALEKMFSCFTIGQCSSNGLPERDGLSVSRLMDLLSGSEFVLTFEDKDDDWMLVGDVPWQMFTETCRRLRIMKGSEAIGLAPSATGKCKNRN from the exons ATGTCTAGGCCACTGGAGCATGATTACATAGGCCTAACAGAGACTTCATCTTCTCCAATGGAAAGAAGCTCTGAGAAGATTTCATCTTCCACTTCCTCTGCCCTCTCGTCCACCAGAGCAGAGGAAGAGAAGACCTCTTCCTCCGCCATCAACCTCAAGGAGACTGAGCTCAGGCTTGGCCTGCCTGGGTCCCACTCTCCTGACAGGAAAAAACCATCAGGGCTTGGACTTGGGGTCTCATTttttgggaaagatttggaGGAGAATAACAAGCCAACTGCGTTTTCTCCAAACCCTCCAAAGAACCCTGTGTCAGGGGCAAAAAGGGGATTCTCTGACGCCATTGATGGGTGTTCTGAGAAATGGGTTTTTACCATGAGTAATGGATCTGAGGTTGATGTGGGTAAAGCAGGAGTCTTGGGTTCTCCATTAGCCAAGAAGGAGGTTTCTTCCGTTCCTCTGTCGCCAAAGCCAGCAGCTCAGTTGGAGAAGAAGAACACTCTGGCCTCTGAGCATGCTGCTGCTTCTCCTTCTTGCAA CAGGGCACAGGTGGTAGGATGGCCCCCAATTCGATCATTTCGGAAGAATTCCATGGCCTCTAGTCTGGCGAAAAACAACGATGACGCTGCGGGCAAACAAGGGTCCGGGTGCCTTTATGTGAAGGTTAGCATGGACGGCGCTCCATACCTGCGAAAAGTTGACCTTAAAACCTACAACAACTACACTGAACTTTCCATGGCTCTGGAGAAGATGTTTAGCTGCTTCACCATTG GGCAGTGCAGTTCTAATGGACTTCCAGAGCGAGATGGTCTGAGTGTGAGTCGATTGATGGATCTTCTCAGTGGTTCTGAATTTGTTCTGACTTTCGAGGACAAGGATGATGACTGGATGCTTGTTGGCGATGTTCCTTGGCA
- the LOC137739996 gene encoding auxin-responsive protein IAA21-like isoform X2, with protein MSRPLEHDYIGLTETSSSPMERSSEKISSSTSSALSSTRAEEEKTSSSAINLKETELRLGLPGSHSPDRKKPSGLGLGVSFFGKDLEENNKPTAFSPNPPKNPVSGAKRGFSDAIDGCSEKWVFTMSNGSEVDVGKAGVLGSPLAKKEVSSVPLSPKPAAQLEKKNTLASEHAAASPSCKAQVVGWPPIRSFRKNSMASSLAKNNDDAAGKQGSGCLYVKVSMDGAPYLRKVDLKTYNNYTELSMALEKMFSCFTIGQCSSNGLPERDGLSVSRLMDLLSGSEFVLTFEDKDDDWMLVGDVPWQMFTETCRRLRIMKGSEAIGLAPSATGKCKNRN; from the exons ATGTCTAGGCCACTGGAGCATGATTACATAGGCCTAACAGAGACTTCATCTTCTCCAATGGAAAGAAGCTCTGAGAAGATTTCATCTTCCACTTCCTCTGCCCTCTCGTCCACCAGAGCAGAGGAAGAGAAGACCTCTTCCTCCGCCATCAACCTCAAGGAGACTGAGCTCAGGCTTGGCCTGCCTGGGTCCCACTCTCCTGACAGGAAAAAACCATCAGGGCTTGGACTTGGGGTCTCATTttttgggaaagatttggaGGAGAATAACAAGCCAACTGCGTTTTCTCCAAACCCTCCAAAGAACCCTGTGTCAGGGGCAAAAAGGGGATTCTCTGACGCCATTGATGGGTGTTCTGAGAAATGGGTTTTTACCATGAGTAATGGATCTGAGGTTGATGTGGGTAAAGCAGGAGTCTTGGGTTCTCCATTAGCCAAGAAGGAGGTTTCTTCCGTTCCTCTGTCGCCAAAGCCAGCAGCTCAGTTGGAGAAGAAGAACACTCTGGCCTCTGAGCATGCTGCTGCTTCTCCTTCTTGCAA GGCACAGGTGGTAGGATGGCCCCCAATTCGATCATTTCGGAAGAATTCCATGGCCTCTAGTCTGGCGAAAAACAACGATGACGCTGCGGGCAAACAAGGGTCCGGGTGCCTTTATGTGAAGGTTAGCATGGACGGCGCTCCATACCTGCGAAAAGTTGACCTTAAAACCTACAACAACTACACTGAACTTTCCATGGCTCTGGAGAAGATGTTTAGCTGCTTCACCATTG GGCAGTGCAGTTCTAATGGACTTCCAGAGCGAGATGGTCTGAGTGTGAGTCGATTGATGGATCTTCTCAGTGGTTCTGAATTTGTTCTGACTTTCGAGGACAAGGATGATGACTGGATGCTTGTTGGCGATGTTCCTTGGCA